The proteins below come from a single Panicum hallii strain FIL2 chromosome 7, PHallii_v3.1, whole genome shotgun sequence genomic window:
- the LOC112899976 gene encoding SWI/SNF complex subunit SWI3A-like — protein sequence MSPPAAGAAATSSDGPPSSPRELYTIPASSGWFRWDGIHETERRALPEFFGGAGGSGFGTATRNPRIYREYRDFIIAKYREDPARRLTFTEVRRALVGDVTLLRKVFAFLDASGLINFSASSSSSGPASRQQEVGVVVEAPVGLQVTPRPPASYFAEEKRGGPGGEKENGFRLPPLTSYGDVFGEWAPGKAPICGFCGEECNDEKVETLKDGFKVCSKCSKSNNDNKEEANKCPGDKKESVDNHASSPWTDAETLLLLEGVLKHGDDWDLIAQHVRTKNKSECIARLIQLPFGEHMLGTINVKSVSRLHMNQATDGKMNQHLTKDSSSNSTEKVDGMQIDGNEDSADKSVEEHPTKRRRLFSSMDATTSLMEQLALLTTSTSPDVVAAAADAAIKALGNENSQARKAFRLSEREFKTKAFASNHVQQIDRKVGNKDVEMHGQTGSDKKQEKKFIASAYQVRAAVATAIGVAAARAKMLADQEEREMELLMASIIETQLRKMQYKIKHFEELESVMEQEYTSMQQMQGSLMNEWLKALEQAFRAGVSLPRDELLIKLFLNKETGHELPEREKESYARSRACRLALIDHAVARKKPPLNAFKPHPEHKSKLVCNITGDTVNKSEEHIWKHINGKRFLNKLEKLEEQMASGEMVNGEAAKSKEMEKKSKSRKKDKKDKKGKKKTNVDSPSMPREPKPEMDDSDDPDFWVPPVGSRWDDDDGKDRWESSLGKNDSAKNEGGSDDDGGGDNDDGNDDDMSDKDDSESRELASSRTKRMSLEAVGPSSFASRKKKPKKEQ from the exons AtgtcgccgccggcggccggcgctgcCGCCACCTCCAGCGACGGGCCGCCATCGTCGCCGCGCGAGCTCTACACCATCCCGGCCTCATCCG GTTGGTTCCGGTGGGACGGGATCCACGAGACGGagcgccgcgcgctgccggAGTTCTtcggcggggccggcggctcCGGGTTCGGGACGGCGACACGGAACCCGCGGATCTACCGCGAGTATCGCGACTTCATCATCGCCAAGTACCGGGAGGACCCGGCGCGCCGGCTCACCTTCACCGAGGTCCGCAGGGCGCTCGTCGGGGACGTCACGCTCCTCCGGAAGGTCTTCGCCTTCCTCGACGCCTCCGGCCTCATCAACTTCtcggcctcctcctcgtcctcgggcCCCGCAtcgcggcagcaggaggtggggGTCGTCGTGGAGGCGCCCGTGGGGCTGCAGGtgacgccgcggccgccggcatCCTACTTCGCCGAGGAGAAGCGGGGAGGGCCGGGCGGGGAGAAGGAGAACGGGTTCCGCTTGCCCCCGCTGACCTCCTACGGCGACGTGTTTGGCGAATGGGCGCCTGGGAAGGCCCCTATATGTGGGTTTTGCGGCGAGGAGTGCAATGATGAAAAGGTTGAGACGTTGAAG GATGGTTTTAAAGTATGTTCAAAGTGTTCCAAAAGCAATAATGATAACAAGGAAGAAGCGAATAAATGTCCTGGTGACAAAAAGGAGAGCGTGGACAACCATGCTTCTAGTCCATGGACAGACGCAGAGACGTTACTTCTTTTAGAAGGAGTCCTAAAACATGGAGATGACTGGGATCTTATCGCCCAGCATGTCCGCACaaagaataaatcagaatgCATAGCAAGGCTTATTCAGTTGCCATTTGGTGAACATATGCTGGGCACAATAAATGTTAAATCTGTTAGCCGGCTCCACATGAACCAGGCAACTGATGGAAAAATGAACCAGCACCTTACGAAGGACTCTTCAAGCAATTCAACTGAAAAGGTTGATGGCATGCAGATTGATGGAAATGAAGATAGTGCTGATAAATCAGTAGAAGAACATCCTACAAAACGCAGACGGTTATTTTCTTCAATGGATGCTACAACTTCATTAATGGAGCAG TTAGCACTCCTGACCACATCAACGAGCCCAGATGTTGTTGCTGCAGCTGCTGATGCTGCAATTAAAGCTTTGGGCAATGAAAATTCCCAAGCAAGGAAAGCCTTTCGCCTTAGTGAGCGAGAATTTAAGACTAAGGCATTTGCTTCAAACCATGTCCAACAGAT CGATCGCAAAGTTGGCAATAAGGATGTGGAAATGCATGGCCAGACTGGTTCTG ATAAGAAGCAGGAAAAGAAGTTCATTGCTAGTGCATATCAAGTGAGGGCAGCTGTTGCTACTGCTATTGGTGTAGCTGCTGCCCGTGCTAAAATGCTTGCAGACCAGGAGGAGCGAGAAATGGAGCTCCTAATGGCATCAATAATTGAAACTCAG CTAAGAAAGATGCAATACAAGATCAAACACTTTGAGGAGCTAGAGTCGGTCATGGAGCAGGAGTACACCAGTATGCAGCAAATGCAGGGATCCCTCATGAATGAATGGTTAAAGGCCCTGGAACAAGCATTCCGGGCTGGAGTGTCACTGCCGAGAGATGAATTGCTCATAAAGCTGTTCCTGAACAA GGAGACGGGGCACGAGCTGCCGGAGCGGGAGAAGGAGTCCTACGCGCGGTCCCGCGCCTGCCGTCTCGCGCTCATCGACCACGCCGTCGCGCGCAAGAAGCCGCCGCTCAACGCCTTCAAGCCCCATCCCGAGCATAA GTCGAAGCTGGTATGCAACATTACAGGGGATACAGTTAACAAGTCGGAGGAGCATATATGGAAGCACATCAACGGGAAGAGATTTCTTAACAAGCTAG AAAAGCTAGAAGAACAGATGGCTTCTGGTGAGATGGTTAATGGAGAAGCTGCCAAGTCAAAGGAAATGGAAAAGAAGAGCAAGTCAAGAAAGAAGgacaagaaggacaagaaaggCAAGAAGAAAACTAATGTTGACAGTCCTTCTATGCCACGAGAACCTAAACCAGAGATGGATGATTCGGATGATCCAGATTTTTGGGTGCCTCCTGTCGGAAGTCGCTGGGATGATGATGACGGGAAAGACAGATGGGAGTCCTCACTGGGGAAGAATGACTCAGCAAAGAATGAAGGTGGTTCTG ATGATGATGGCGGTGGTGATAATGACGATGGCAATGATGATGATATGTCTGACaaggatgattctgaatcaaggGAACTTGCTTCGAG CAGGACAAAGCGAATGTCACTAGAAGCAGTTGGGCCAAGTAGCTTCGCTTCAAGGAAGAAAAAACCCAAGAAGGAGCAGTAA
- the LOC112900742 gene encoding receptor-like protein 42, which produces MSGCTDEQLRRVRVDAPLLLLLVTCAAAVGTGAASGCPADQATALLRLRRSFQRPERSLPSWRARTDCCRWEGVTCGAASGRGTAVTALDLGGRDLRSRAGLDGGSLFRLATLRRLSLAGNDFGGAGLPAAGFERLAELTHLNLSGTGFAGQVPAGIGALRKLVSLDLSSAGDDRLTSLTPLEFSEPTFGAVMANLTSLRELRLDGVGMSAAAAGDWYAVLAGSTPRLRVLTMQSCNLSGPICPSFSRLRSLAVVDLSNNNQGYSDDGSVIALSGPIPEFFADFRHLTVLQLSNNNFNGSLPRSIFQLPRLRVLNVSSNSDLAGSLPELPAGSSLEVLNLKETKFSGQIPSSVGNLKHLKTLDISETNGSGGIPGSIGDLASLSFLDLSSSGFQIGELPAAIGRLQSLSTLRLIGCGISGEIPSSFANLTRLTELDLSRNNISGPITFFSKESFLNLKRLQLCCNSLSGPVPSFIFSLPQLEFVSLMSNNLAGPLPEFSSPSPFLQSIYLDYNQLNGSIPLSFFELTGLQTLDLSRNSLTGTVKLSSFWKLTNLSNLCLSANKLTVIVDDEHVSSSSASLPQINALGLACCNMTKIPSILRYVLVGDLDLSCNQIGGSIPKWIWGGQVENVDVFKFNLSRNEFTRIDLPLANASIYYLDLSFNKIQGPIPIPVSPQFLDYSNNLFSSIPQYLMERVSSPFFLNLANNTLRGGIPPMLCNASSLQFLDISYNYFSGHVPSCLVDGHLIILKMRQNRLEGRLPDDIRGSCVSQTIDFNGNQIEGELPRSLSNCSNLEVFDVGNNNFRGHFPGWIMKLPKLRVLVLRSNGFSGAVGKIPVESDQNRTDFLSLQIIDLASNNFSGALDPRWFEKLRAMMASSTNKNDAPLALENNLSGKFYRDTVVVTYKGTSRTVSKILVAFAVIDLSSNAFAGAIPASIGRLASLRGLNLSGNALAGTIPPELGGLRQLESLDLSSNRLEGRIPEALASLTSLAWLNLSCNRLEGSVPQGGQLLTFTNASFLGNAGLCGKPLSRRCDGGGSDAGAPASEHGRSSADTIVMFCLAGSGYGLGFAVAILFQVACRGKRWSVC; this is translated from the exons ATGTCAGGCTGCACGGACGAACAGCTGCGCCGCGTCCGCGTcgacgcgcccctcctcctccttctcgtcacctgcgccgccgccgttggcACCGGCGCGGCCTCCGGGTGCCCCGCCGACCAGGCCACGGcgctgctgcggctgcggcggtCCTTCCAGCGGCCGGAGCGGAGCCTgccgtcgtggcgcgcgcgcacggACTGCTGCCGCTGGGAGGGCGTCACCTGCGGCGCGGCCTCGGGGCGGGGCACGGCCGTCACGGCGCTGGACCTCGGCGGCCGCGACCTGCGGAGCCGCGCCGGCCTCGACGGCGGCTCCCTCTTCCGCCTCGCCACCCTGCGGCGCCTCAGCCTCGCGGGCAACGACTTCGGCGGCGCGGGGCTCCCGGCGGCCGGGTTCGAGCGCCTCGCCGAGCTCACCCACCTCAACCTCTCCGGCACCGGGTTCGCCGGCCAGGTGCCCGCCGGCATTGGCGCCTTGCGCAAGCTCGTGTCCCTCGACCTCTCCTCCGCTGGCGACGACCGGCTTACCTCCCTCACGCCGTTGGAGTTCAGCGAGCCGACCTTTGGAGCCGTCATGGCCAACCTCACCAGCCTGCGGGAGCTCCGCCTCGACGGGGTAGGCAtgtccgccgcggcggccggagaCTGGTACGCCGTCCTCGCGGGCTCCACCCCGCGGCTCCGGGTGCTCACCATGCAGTCCTGCAACCTCTCGGGCCCCATCTGCCCGTCCTTCTCGCGCCTCCGGTCGCTCGCCGTCGTCGACCTCTCCAACAACAATCAAGGCTACTCCGACGACGGGTCGGTGATCGCCTTGTCCGGGCCGATACCCGAGTTCTTCGCTGATTTCCGGCACCTCACCGTCCTTCAGCTCTCAAACAACAACTTCAACGGCTCGCTTCCTCGGAGCATCTTTCAGCTGCCGCGGCTACGGGTGCTCAACGTGTCGTCCAACTCCGACCTCGCAGGCAGCTTGCCGGAGCTCCCCGCCGGTAGCTCCTTGGAGGTTCTGAACCTGAAAGAAACAAAATTTTCTGGTCAAATACCGAGCTCTGTCGGCAACCTGAAACATCTGAAGACTCTGGACATCAGCGAGACCAATGGTTCTGGAGGGATTCCCGGCTCGATCGGTGACCTTGCATCGTTGAGCTTCTTGGATCTGAGCAGCAGCGGGTTCCAAATTGGAGAGCTGCCGGCTGCCATCGGCAGGCTGCAGTCACTGTCCACTCTACGGCTCATCGGGTGCGGCATCTCAGGCGAAATACCATCATCGTTTGCGAACCTGACACGCTTAACTGAGTTGGACCTCTCACGAAACAATATCTCAG GGCCGATAACATTCTTCAGCAAAGAATCATTTCTGAACCTGAAGAGACTACAACTATGCTGCAACTCCCTATCAGGGCCGGTTCCTAGCTTCATATTCTCTCTCCCTCAGCTGGAATTCGTATCGCTTATGTCGAATAATCTAGCCGGCCCACTCCCTGAATTCTCCAGCCCTTCTCCATTCCTGCAATCCATTTACCTGGACTACAACCAGTTAAATGGATCGATACCCCTTTCCTTCTTCGAGCTCACGGGTTTACAGACACTTGATCTCTCTAGAAATAGCTTAACTGGAACAGTAAAACTTAGCTCCTTTTGGAAGCTCACAAATTTAAGTAACCTCTGCCTGTCAGCTAACAAACTGACGGTGATAGTGGACGATGAGCACGTCAGTTCTTCGTCTGCATCGCTCCCTCAAATCAACGCTCTGGGGCTAGCATGCTGCAACATGACCAAGATCCCCTCCATATTAAGGTATGTTTTGGTGGGCGATCTTGACCTTTCTTGCAACCAGATTGGTGGATCTATACCTAAGTGGATATGGGGTGGCCAGGTTGAGAACGTCGATGTGTTCAAGTTCAATCTTTCTCGCAACGAGTTTACTAGAATAGACCTGCCTCTTGCTAATGCCAGCATATACTATCTTGATCTCAGTTTCAACAAGATTCAAGGGCCCATACCCATCCCAGTGTCTCCACAGTTCTTGGATTACTCAAACAACCTCTTCTCATCCATCCCACAGTACTTGATGGAACGAGTAAGCAGCCCTTTCTTTCTGAATCTGGCCAACAACACACTGCGTGGAGGCATCCCACCTATGCTCTGCAATGCAAGCAGTCTCCAGTTCCTTGACATCTCTTACAACTATTTCAGCGGCCATGTTCCATCTTGTCTAGTAGATGGACACCTGATCATCCTGAAGATGAGACAGAACCGACTTGAGGGCAGGCTTCCTGATGATATCAGAGGAAGCTGTGTTTCCCAGACGATAGATTTCAACGGGAATCAGATAGAGGGGGAGCTGCCAAGATCCCTCTCGAACTGCAGTAACTTGGAGGTTTTCGATGTCGGAAACAACAATTTCCGTGGCCATTTCCCTGGCTGGATCATGAAGCTGCCCAAGCTTAGAGTTCTAGTGCTGAGATCCAACGGATTCTCCGGTGCAGTGGGTAAAATTCCTGTTGAGAGTGATCAAAACAGGACTGACTTCCTAAGCTTGCAGATTATTGATCTGGCCTCAAACAACTTCTCCGGCGCCTTGGATCCACGGTGGTTCGAGAAGCTCAGAGCGATGATGGCCAGCAGCACCAACAAGAACGACGCGCCGCTAGCCCTGGAGAACAACCTGTCAGGGAAATTCTACCGCGACACGGTGGTGGTCACGTACAAAGGGACATCCAGAACGGTGAGCAAGATCCTGGTGGCCTTCGCCGTGATCGACCTCTCCAGCAACGCGTTCGCCGGCGCCATCCCCGCGTCGATCGGGAGGCTCGCGTCGCTGCGCGGGCTCAACCTGTCGGGCAACGCCCTCGCCGGGACGATCCCTCCCGAGCTCGGCGGCCTGCGGCAGCTCGAGTCGCTGGACCTCTCGTCCAACCGGCTCGAGGGGCGGATCCCGGAGGCGCTGGCGTCGCTCACCTCCCTCGCGTGGCTGAACCTCTCGTGCAACCGGCTGGAGGGGAGCGTCCCGCAGGGAGGGCAGCTCCTGACGTTCACTAACGCTTCGTTCCTGGGGAACGCGGGGCTCTGCGGCAAGCCGCTGTCCAGGCGGTGCGACGGCGGAGGCTCGGACGCGGGAGCCCCTGCGTCGGAGCACGGGAGGAGCTCGGCGGATACCATCGTGATGTTCTGTCTCGCCGGGTCAGGGTACGGCCTGGGCTTTGCGGTGGCCATTCTGTTCCAGGTGGCCTGCAGAGGCAAAAGGTGGAGCGTCTGTTAG
- the LOC112899455 gene encoding pentatricopeptide repeat-containing protein At1g08070, chloroplastic-like, whose product MATAVHPAAAVPATTAPAPPRPPPVRAALGHVPQLHAALLKSGELTASPKSFHSLLEAAAHGASPAQLSYAVRLFRLGPRPPLSVPCYNVLMRAFLRAGHLEDALHLFVEMLDAASIWPDQHTVACALKLCSRIFSLDAGRGVQAYAVKRGLMVDRFVLSSLIHMYASCGDVAAARLLFDAVEEKGVFMWNAIIAGYFRNGDWKEVVQLFKGMLEVGAPFDEVTLVSVATACGRTCDSNLGKWIGGYVEEKVMLGNRNLVTALVDMYAKCGELGKARSLFDGMQSRDVVAWSAMISGYTQADQCQEALALFSEMQVAEVEPNDVTMVSVLSACAVLGALETGKWVHSHIRKKCLPLTVVLGTALVDFYAKCGCIDSAVEAFESMPVKNSWTWTALIKGMASNGRGREALELFSSMCKASIEPTDVTFIGVLMACSHSGLVEEGRQHFDSMTQDYGIQPRIEHYGCVVDLLGRAGLIDEAYQFIRAMPIEPNTVIWRALLSSCAVQKNVEVGEEAFKKIISLDCSHSGDYTLLSNIYASVGRWKDAAMIRKEMKDMGIQKTPGCSLIELDGVVFEFFAEDSDHPQLREIYEKVEEMIGKIKVAGYVPNTADARLDVDECEKEVSVSHHSEKLAIAFGLMKLRPGATIRLSKNLRVCTDCHSATKLISKVYNREIVVRDRNRFHHFKDGSCSCNDYW is encoded by the coding sequence ATGGCCACCGCCGTCCACCCGGCGGCGGCTGTCCCCGCCAccaccgcgccggcgccgccccgtcCTCCACCCGTCCGCGCAGCTCTCGGCCACGTGCCGCAGCTCCACGCGGCTCTACTCAAGTCCGGGGAGCTCACCGCCTCGCCGAAATCCTTCCACTCCCTCCTCGAGGCCGCCGCCcacggcgcctcgccggcgcaaCTCTCCTACGCGGTCCGCCTCTTCCGCCTGGGACCGCGGCCACCCCTGTCCGTGCCGTGCTACAACGTCCTCATGCGCGCGTTCCTCCGCGCGGGCCACCTGGAGGACGCGCTGCACCTGTTCGTCGAAATGCTCGACGCGGCTTCCATCTGGCCCGACCAGCACACCGTCGCCTGCGCCCTGAAGTTATGCTCCAGGATCTTCTCACTGGATGCAGGGCGGGGCGTCCAGGCTTACGCCGTCAAACGTGGGCTCATGGTGGATCGGTTCGTGCTGAGCAGCTTGATACATATGTATGCAAGCTGTGGGGATGTCGCAGCGGCGCGGCTGCTGTTTGACGCGGTGGAGGAGAAAGGTGTGTTCATGTGGAACGCAATCATTGCAGGGTACTTCAGGAATGGAGATTGGAAGGAGGTGGTGCAGTTGTTTAAGGGTATGCTTGAGGTTGGGGCGCCCTTTGATGAGGTCACATTGGTGAGTGTTGCTACGGCATGCGGAAGAACATGTGATTCCAATCTTGGCAAGTGGATTGGGGGCTATGTGGAAGAGAAAGTGATGCTGGGGAACCGGAATTTGGTGACCGCACTGGTCGACATGTATGCCAAGTGCGGTGAGCTTGGTAAGGCTCGGAGCTTGTTTGATGGGATGCAGTCCCGTGATGTCGTTGCTTGGAGTGCAATGATCTCAGGCTACACACAGGCAGATCAGTGCCAGGAGGCGCTCGCTCTTTTCAGTGAGATGCAGGTTGCTGAGGTGGAACCAAATGATGTGACCATGGTCAGTGTGCTCTCTGCTTGTGCTGTCCTGGGTGCACTTGAGACAGGGAAGTGGGTACATTCCCATATAAGAAAAAAGTGTTTGCCTCTCACTGTTGTTCTTGGTACTGCTTTGGTTGACTTCTATGCGAAGTGTGGGTGCATTGATAGTGCAGTTGAGGCATTTGAGTCAATGCCTGTGAAGAATTCATGGACATGGACAGCCTTGATAAAGGGCATGGCAAGCAATGGAAGGGGCAGAGAAGCGCTAGAGCTCTTCTCTTCCATGTGCAAAGCCAGTATCGAGCCCACAGATGTCACATTCATTGGTGTCCTCATGGCTTGCAGTCACAGCGGCTTAGTTGAAGAGGGTCGCCAGCATTTTGACAGCATGACTCAGGATTATGGAATTCAGCCACGAATTGAGCACTATGGCTGTGTTGTGGATCTGTTGGGGCGGGCTGGTTTGATAGATGAGGCGTATCAATTTATCAGAGCTATGCCGATTGAGCCTAATACAGTTATCTGGAGGGCACTACTGTCTTCCTGCGCAGTTCAAAAAAATGTTGAAGTTGGGGAAGAAGCATTTAAGAAGATCATCTCATTAGATTGTAGTCATAGTGGTGACTACACACTTCTGTCAAACATCTATGCCTCAGTGGGTCGATGGAAGGATGCAGCAATGATTCGAAAGGAAATGAAGGATATGGGGATTCAGAAAACTCCTGGGTGCAGTCTCATTGAGCTGGATGGGGTGGTCTTCGAGTTCTTTGCTGAAGACAGTGACCACCCCCAATTGAGGGAGATTTATGAGAAAGTTGAGGAGATGATTGGCAAGATCAAGGTGGCGGGGTATGTCCCAAATACAGCTGATGCGAGGCTAGATGTTGATGAGTGTGAGAAGGAAGTGTCTGTTTCCCATCACAGCGAGAAGCTGGCCATTGCGTTTGGTCTGATGAAGTTGCGTCCTGGTGCAACAATTCGCTTATCGAAGAATCTAAGGGTGTGCACAGACTGCCACTCAGCCACAAAGTTGATTTCAAAGGTGTACAATAGGGAGATTGTTGTTCGAGACCGGAATCGATTTCATCATTTCAAGGATGGTTCTTGCTCCTGCAATGATTACTGGTGA
- the LOC112900744 gene encoding glycosyl hydrolase 5 family protein-like, with protein MRLLLPSPPAAWMVLSVLALLAACHQAAAAVPTLSTASRWVVDEGGSRVKLACVNWPSHLEPMLAEGLGKRPVGAIAADVAAMGFNCVRLTWPTFLVTNASYGNLTVAQSFQRLSLTESLAGVKVNNPGVVDLKLIDALKAVVSSLGEHDLMVILDNHLSKPGWCCSNTDGNGFFGDALFDPDVWVDGLTRMAATFAAAPNVVGMSLRNELRGPRQNANDWYKYMQRGAEAVHAANPRVLVILSGLSFDNDLAFLNSRPVNLSFAGKAAFEVHWYSFSNSQEWSSGNANQACARVSAGVTRRALYLLDRGWPVILSEFGVDNRGVNANDNRYYGCAAAVAADLDLDWALWALQGSYYLREGVLGLDEVYGVLDWSWCKPRNATALRRVQALQRPLRGPGLAEAAPYTVLFHPMTGMCVVRRRSLAEQTLELGPCNETEAWAYSAQEQRLALRDSPQMCLRAEGAGRAASLGASCADAMARWRLVSDSKLHVAVNATASSSAAGGGTLCLDVGADGRSVVTNPCRCLSADNSCDPESQWFKLVTSTRSVAAAKQNLLAQLPLRLKNWKIRSF; from the exons ATGAGGTTGTTGTTGCCGTCACCCCCCGCCGCGTGGATGGTGTTGTCCGTCCTCGCCCTGCTGGCGGCGTGCcaccaggcggcggcggcggtgccgacGCTGTCGACGGCGTCGCGGTGGGTGGTGGACGAGGGCGGGAGCCGGGTGAAGCTGGCGTGCGTGAACTGGCCGTCGCACCTGGAGCCGATGCTGGCGGAGGGGCTGGGCAAGCGGCCCGTGGGCGCCATCGCGGCGGACGTGGCTGCCATGGGGTTCAACTGCGTCAGGCTCACGTGGCCCACGTTCCTGGTCACCAACGCCTCCTACGGCAACCTCACCGTTGCGCAGTCCTTCCAGCGGCTCAGCCTCACCGAGTCGCTCGCCGGCGTCAAGGTCAACAACCCCGGCGTCGTCGACCTCAAGCTCATCGACGCGCTCAAG GCCGTGGTGAGCAGCCTGGGCGAGCACGACCTGATGGTGATCCTGGACAACCACCTGAGCAAGCCCGGGTGGTGCTGCAGCAACACCGACGGCAACGGCTTCTTCGGCGACGCCCTCTTCGATCCGGACGTCTGGGTCGACGGCCTCACCAGGATGGCCGCCACGTTCGCCGCCGCCCCCAACGTCGTCGGCATGAGCCTCCGGAACGAACTCAGGGGACCCAGGCAGAACGCCAACGACTGGTACAA GTACATGCAGCGCGGCGCGGAGGCGGTGCACGCGGCGAACCCGCGCGTGCTGGTCATCCTCTCGGGCCTCAGCTTCGACAACGACCTGGCCTTCCTCAACTCGCGGCCGGTGAACCTGAGCTTCGCCGGGAAGGCGGCGTTCGAGGTGCACTGGTACAGCTTCTCCAACAGCCAGGAGTGGAGCTCCGGGAACGCCAACCAGGCGTGCGCGCGCGTCTCGGCCGGCGTCACCCGCCGCGCGCTCTACCTGCTCGACAGGGGCTGGCCCGTCATCCTCAGCGAGTTCGGCGTCGACAACCGCGGCGTCAACGCCAACGACAACCGCTACTacggctgcgccgccgccgtcgccgccgacctGGACCTGGACTGGGCGCTCTGGGCGCTGCAGGGGAGCTACTACCTCCGGGAGGGCGTCCTGGGCCTCGACGAGGTCTACGGCGTGCTCGACTGGTCCTGGTGCAAGCCCCGCAACGCCACCGCGCTGCGCAGGGTCCAGGCCCTGCAGCGCCCGCTCAGGGGCCCCGGCCTGGCCGAGGCGGCGCCGTACACGGTGCTCTTCCACCCGATGACCGGGATGTGCGTGGTGCGCCGCCGGTCGCTGGCGGAGCAGACGCTGGAGCTGGGCCCCTGCAACGAGACGGAGGCGTGGGCGTACAGCGCGCAGGAGCAGAGGCTGGCACTGCGGGACAGCCCCCAAATGTGCCTCCGCGCCGAGGGCGCCGGCAGGGCCGCGAGCCTCGGCGCGAGCTGCGCCGACGCGATGGCGCGGTGGCGCCTCGTGTCGGACTCCAAGCTGCACGTCGCCGTCAACGCGACGGCGTCGTCCTcggccgcgggcggcggcacGCTCTGCCTGGACGTGGGCGCAGACGGCCGGAGCGTGGTCACCAACCCGTGCCGGTGCCTGAGCGCCGACAACAGCTGCGACCCGGAGAGCCAGTGGTTCAAGCTCGTGACCAGCACGAGGAGCGTGGCCGCCGCCAAGCAGAACTTGCTCGCGCAGCTGCCGCTCAGGCTCAAGAACTGGAAGATCAGGTCGTTTTGA